From Deferrisoma camini S3R1, the proteins below share one genomic window:
- a CDS encoding flavodoxin family protein, whose product MVQILVSYSSRSGNTEKLARAVARGAEQAGARVVCKRASDTTKEDLLAADGIILGSPVYFGTVTAEMKDLIDRSVGARRKLRNKVGAAFTTGGHHTGGKETTLLSMLMAFLIHEMVVVGDPIETGGHYGVACLGAPSADDERAGELLGARVADVARRLKAA is encoded by the coding sequence ATGGTGCAGATCCTGGTGTCGTACTCCAGCCGTTCCGGAAACACCGAGAAGTTGGCCCGGGCCGTGGCCCGGGGGGCCGAGCAGGCGGGAGCCCGGGTGGTGTGCAAGCGGGCCTCCGACACCACCAAGGAGGACCTCCTGGCGGCCGACGGCATCATCCTGGGCAGCCCCGTGTACTTCGGAACGGTCACCGCCGAGATGAAGGACCTGATCGACCGCAGCGTGGGGGCCCGGCGCAAGCTGCGAAACAAGGTGGGCGCGGCGTTCACCACCGGCGGCCACCACACCGGGGGCAAGGAGACCACCCTGCTCAGCATGCTGATGGCCTTCCTGATCCACGAGATGGTGGTGGTGGGCGACCCCATCGAGACCGGGGGGCACTACGGGGTGGCCTGCCTGGGGGCCCCGTCCGCGGACGACGAGCGGGCCGGCGAGCTCTTGGGCGCCCGGGTGGCGGACGTGGCCCGGCGGCTCAAGGCCGCCTAG
- a CDS encoding MBL fold metallo-hydrolase: MSRKSASPRIVAVGTGTCVPRLDRRGPCTLLECEGFRAAVDLGLGALHGLLAAGVRHTQLDAVVFTHLHPDHTAELVSLLFAARYDEAPRVRPLALVGGPGLREFRGALGRAYGGWIEPEGYRLEWREVGPHAAFEVGPWRVRTAPAAHHPSSLALRWETEGFSAVFTGDTGPHPALAGFARGVDLLVAEASLPEGEAFDRHLTARQAGDLAREAGAGRLVLHHLYPSADRAAPERHAREAFEGPVVVARDGLRLWPPGPDDS, from the coding sequence GTGTCGCGGAAGTCGGCTTCGCCCCGTATCGTGGCCGTGGGCACCGGGACCTGCGTGCCCCGCCTGGACCGGCGCGGGCCGTGCACCCTGCTGGAGTGCGAGGGGTTCCGGGCGGCCGTGGACCTGGGCCTGGGGGCCCTCCACGGGCTCCTGGCGGCCGGGGTCCGCCACACCCAGCTGGACGCGGTGGTGTTCACCCACCTCCACCCGGACCACACGGCGGAGCTGGTTTCCCTGCTGTTCGCGGCCCGATACGACGAGGCTCCCCGGGTCCGGCCCCTGGCCCTGGTGGGGGGGCCGGGGCTCCGGGAGTTCCGGGGGGCCCTGGGCCGGGCCTACGGGGGGTGGATCGAGCCCGAAGGGTACCGACTGGAGTGGAGGGAGGTGGGGCCCCACGCCGCGTTCGAGGTGGGGCCCTGGCGGGTGCGTACGGCCCCGGCGGCCCACCACCCGTCGAGCCTCGCCCTCCGGTGGGAAACCGAGGGGTTCAGTGCGGTGTTCACCGGCGACACCGGGCCCCACCCCGCGCTCGCCGGGTTCGCCCGGGGGGTGGACCTCCTCGTTGCCGAGGCCAGCCTGCCGGAAGGCGAGGCCTTCGACCGGCACCTGACGGCCCGCCAGGCCGGGGACCTGGCTCGGGAGGCCGGAGCCGGGCGCCTGGTGCTCCACCACCTGTACCCTTCGGCCGACCGCGCCGCTCCGGAGCGCCACGCCCGCGAGGCGTTCGAGGGGCCGGTGGTGGTGGCCCGCGACGGGCTCCGGCTGTGGCCCCCCGGCCCGGACGATTCATGA
- a CDS encoding HD domain-containing phosphohydrolase, with amino-acid sequence MALTLRAQILAVPILLTALAFAVLGAAAYRFASRLILDGEDRALQTQLAQAEAFFEAQTQGLADRARELADRSDLWSHMGRGGADHPVVQDLLPWKVRWDLDWIELVDPQGWERARMDDAANPVSGFEPPPRAEPEVEALVRLGLSGITLGSVLRTGGRTLLVGIAPVRRPSDARITGVVLVGRRVDNELMGRLARLLGTRVALFGPGGEPVARSDPRFAPDCARCHGRPEAVRTQGFHSTFVAVPTRNPLLPGDRRLGMAALTVGGAPLGIVVAEHDLALAFASLRRAVATMGVVAALFSLAGLLALDRAVRWIVGPVRALATATRRRAVGDMTGEVAVQGAREIRVLAEAFNAMTRRLERANREQQELRQALEVRVRERTRALEEAVERLITVRELGRHLPRTADPFGVLRAAVRLAAEAVGARTACVLARSEADPDRWSLAGAYGRIEPAGRDVRFPPELPLAERATPSGVVLDPGPGTGLLDPVSGARVRTLAAVPVPLPEQDRAEALLVLYDPEGRPAFGRRDLDVLLPFGREVGAVYQTARLHLAQQRATLEIVQSLVNTIEAKDPYTRGHSQRVTRLALAAAQEMGLETQAMEVLRQAAMLHDIGKIALRHEVLHKPSGLDPAEIDLVRQHPLTGARILEPLSWLEDVAQVVLQHHERPDGKGYPLGMGGEDLRVESRILAVADAYDAMTSDRPYRRGLGRDEALAELHRGAGTQFDAAAVEALEAALRDEGS; translated from the coding sequence ATGGCCCTGACCCTGCGCGCCCAGATCCTCGCGGTGCCGATCCTTCTGACGGCCCTCGCCTTCGCCGTGCTCGGCGCGGCCGCCTACCGCTTCGCCTCCCGGCTCATCCTGGACGGGGAGGACCGGGCCCTCCAGACCCAACTGGCCCAGGCCGAGGCGTTCTTCGAGGCCCAGACCCAAGGCCTGGCGGACCGGGCCCGGGAGCTGGCGGACCGCTCGGACCTGTGGAGCCACATGGGCCGGGGAGGGGCCGATCACCCGGTGGTTCAGGACCTACTTCCCTGGAAGGTGCGGTGGGACCTCGACTGGATCGAGCTGGTGGATCCCCAGGGTTGGGAGAGGGCCCGCATGGACGACGCGGCGAACCCGGTCAGCGGGTTCGAGCCGCCCCCCCGGGCCGAGCCCGAGGTGGAGGCCCTGGTGCGGCTGGGGCTGAGCGGCATCACCCTGGGCTCGGTGCTCCGCACCGGGGGCCGGACCCTGCTGGTGGGGATCGCGCCGGTGCGGCGGCCGTCCGACGCCAGGATCACGGGGGTGGTGCTGGTGGGCCGCCGCGTCGACAACGAGCTGATGGGACGGCTCGCCCGGCTCCTGGGCACCCGGGTGGCCCTGTTCGGACCCGGGGGCGAGCCCGTGGCGCGCTCCGACCCGCGGTTCGCCCCGGACTGCGCCCGGTGCCACGGCCGGCCCGAGGCCGTGCGCACCCAGGGATTCCACTCCACCTTCGTGGCTGTTCCTACCCGGAATCCCCTGCTGCCGGGCGACCGGCGCCTCGGGATGGCCGCCCTCACCGTCGGCGGTGCCCCCCTGGGCATCGTGGTGGCCGAGCACGACCTCGCCCTGGCGTTCGCCAGCCTCCGCCGGGCGGTGGCCACCATGGGCGTCGTGGCCGCCCTCTTTTCCCTGGCCGGGCTCCTGGCCCTGGACCGGGCGGTGAGGTGGATCGTCGGCCCCGTGCGGGCCCTGGCCACGGCCACCCGGCGGCGGGCCGTCGGCGACATGACCGGCGAGGTGGCCGTGCAGGGGGCCCGGGAGATCCGGGTGCTGGCCGAGGCGTTCAACGCCATGACCCGCCGGCTGGAACGGGCCAACCGGGAGCAGCAGGAGCTGCGGCAGGCCCTGGAGGTCCGGGTGCGGGAACGGACCCGTGCCCTGGAGGAGGCCGTGGAGCGGCTCATCACGGTTCGGGAGCTGGGGCGCCACCTTCCCCGGACCGCGGACCCCTTCGGGGTGCTGCGGGCCGCGGTCCGGCTGGCGGCGGAGGCGGTGGGCGCCCGAACGGCGTGCGTGCTGGCTCGATCGGAGGCGGATCCGGACCGCTGGAGCCTGGCGGGCGCCTACGGCAGGATCGAGCCCGCCGGACGGGACGTGCGGTTTCCTCCGGAGCTCCCCTTGGCCGAACGGGCCACCCCGAGCGGCGTGGTGCTGGACCCCGGCCCCGGCACCGGCCTCCTCGACCCGGTGTCCGGGGCCCGGGTGCGGACCCTGGCCGCCGTCCCCGTCCCCCTGCCCGAGCAGGACCGGGCCGAGGCCTTGCTGGTCCTCTACGACCCCGAAGGAAGGCCGGCCTTCGGCCGGCGGGATCTGGACGTGCTCCTGCCGTTCGGCCGGGAGGTGGGCGCCGTGTACCAGACGGCCCGGCTGCACCTGGCCCAGCAAAGGGCGACCCTGGAGATCGTGCAGTCCCTGGTGAACACGATCGAGGCCAAGGATCCCTACACCCGGGGACACTCCCAGAGGGTGACCCGGCTCGCCCTGGCCGCGGCCCAGGAGATGGGCCTCGAAACCCAGGCCATGGAGGTCCTCCGCCAGGCCGCCATGCTCCACGACATCGGCAAGATCGCCTTGCGCCACGAGGTGCTCCACAAGCCCTCGGGCCTCGACCCGGCCGAGATCGACCTGGTCCGGCAGCACCCCCTCACCGGGGCCCGGATCCTGGAGCCGCTGTCGTGGCTCGAGGACGTGGCCCAGGTGGTGCTCCAGCACCACGAGCGGCCGGACGGCAAAGGGTACCCATTGGGGATGGGGGGAGAGGACCTGCGGGTGGAGAGCCGGATCCTGGCCGTGGCGGACGCCTACGACGCGATGACGAGCGACCGCCCCTACCGGCGGGGGCTCGGTCGGGACGAGGCCCTGGCCGAGCTGCACCGGGGAGCCGGCACCCAGTTCGATGCCGCGGCGGTGGAGGCCCTGGAGGCGGCGCTTCGCGACGAGGGCTCATGA
- a CDS encoding substrate-binding domain-containing protein, producing the protein MRRLLFLAVAVLLPGAAAFFACTRADETPAGPADLPPEPEIRVSGSETLFPLLERLIQAYTDENPRARVRILPGTSTAGGVAGVRSEALDLGTCSRPLRRDEAAGLAYHLLGYDPIAFAAHPSGGAPRLDAEAVRGIYRGAIRNWAQVDGVDHDILPLDRKPGQSVRRTLMEEFFGPGFRMTEAAVVLARPADMTRALATTPYTIGYAGRAELRSLGLDVRAIPPAGRWPRPDEARSGAFRLVVPLGVVSRPSPRPEVVRFLAFLTGPRAASVLDALGAVPANP; encoded by the coding sequence GTGCGCAGACTCCTGTTTCTCGCCGTCGCGGTCCTCCTGCCCGGGGCCGCGGCGTTTTTCGCCTGCACCCGGGCCGACGAGACCCCGGCCGGCCCGGCCGACCTGCCCCCCGAGCCCGAGATCCGGGTGTCGGGCTCGGAGACCCTGTTCCCGCTCCTGGAACGCCTGATCCAGGCCTACACCGACGAGAACCCCCGGGCGCGGGTGCGGATCCTGCCAGGCACCAGCACGGCCGGAGGGGTGGCTGGCGTGCGCTCCGAGGCCCTCGACCTGGGCACCTGTTCGCGGCCGCTGCGCCGCGACGAGGCCGCGGGCCTGGCCTACCACCTGCTGGGCTACGACCCCATCGCGTTCGCCGCCCACCCCTCGGGCGGGGCTCCCAGGCTCGACGCCGAAGCGGTGCGCGGGATCTACCGGGGTGCGATCCGCAACTGGGCCCAGGTGGACGGGGTGGACCACGACATCCTTCCCCTGGACCGGAAACCCGGCCAAAGCGTGCGCCGAACCCTCATGGAGGAGTTCTTCGGGCCCGGGTTCCGGATGACCGAGGCGGCCGTGGTGCTGGCCCGGCCGGCCGACATGACCCGGGCCCTGGCCACCACCCCCTACACCATCGGGTACGCCGGCCGGGCCGAGTTGCGCAGCCTGGGCCTGGACGTGCGGGCGATCCCTCCCGCGGGGCGGTGGCCCCGGCCCGACGAGGCCCGGTCGGGGGCGTTCCGGCTCGTCGTTCCCCTGGGCGTTGTCAGCCGGCCGTCACCCCGGCCCGAGGTGGTGCGGTTTCTCGCCTTCCTCACGGGCCCCCGGGCGGCGTCGGTGCTCGACGCCCTGGGCGCCGTTCCGGCCAACCCCTGA
- a CDS encoding B12-binding domain-containing radical SAM protein — MTGPGLIVIPPVAKPTEPTPGALAVAAHLRARGFEAEMLDLNLAFHRHLWSVPAGAGTGRGPGATRARRARTRSPRAAAALAGPDGYRDAVAYRQALADLLLAYRTVGEALGARLSPADLELPGWSPLASGQLARAARDPGALPIGGLLLPLARRLLERDPAWIGVSVTFLSQALPAFGLAGWLRREGFRGRLVLGGALVGAWRRRLGPGSPVFRCWDALVAGPGEVAAEVLARGEWDAPGIMAPARGVWRPPGPVPTDWAPHPPPARPEPGYLAPGPVAPLTLSRGCYWRRCAFCPEAAQAGPPFRAAAPARAVAALDSPRHPWVHLTDEAVPPRLLAALAEPAPGERRPWYGFVRPEPSLLDPRLARGLAAGGCRLLRLGVESACQAVLDRAGKGTRAEHLGPILRNLRAAGIRTHVYLLFGLPGQGRAEAETTLDWVRRHADAITFLNLALFHLPAGSRWEAELSGRGVLGSHPPEEDLSLYRPFDDPGWPRRDVRRFLAEARTDPVVGTILRCTPAGLTANHAPFVPLD, encoded by the coding sequence GTGACTGGGCCCGGGCTGATCGTGATCCCCCCGGTGGCCAAGCCCACCGAGCCCACCCCCGGCGCCCTGGCCGTGGCGGCCCACCTGCGCGCACGGGGCTTCGAGGCGGAGATGCTGGACCTGAACCTCGCGTTCCACCGGCACCTGTGGTCGGTCCCGGCCGGAGCGGGCACGGGGAGGGGGCCGGGGGCCACCCGGGCACGCCGGGCACGGACCCGGTCGCCCCGGGCCGCGGCCGCCTTGGCAGGCCCGGACGGGTACCGGGACGCCGTGGCCTACCGGCAGGCCCTGGCGGACCTGCTCCTCGCCTACCGGACCGTCGGCGAGGCCCTGGGCGCGCGCCTGAGCCCGGCCGACCTGGAGCTGCCCGGATGGTCGCCCCTGGCCTCCGGCCAGCTGGCCCGGGCGGCCCGGGACCCCGGCGCGCTCCCCATCGGGGGCCTGCTCCTCCCCCTGGCCCGGCGGCTCCTGGAACGGGATCCGGCCTGGATCGGGGTGTCCGTGACGTTCCTCAGCCAGGCCCTGCCCGCCTTCGGCCTGGCGGGATGGCTGCGCCGGGAGGGGTTTCGGGGGCGCCTGGTCCTCGGCGGGGCCCTGGTCGGGGCGTGGAGACGCCGGCTCGGGCCGGGCTCGCCGGTGTTCCGGTGCTGGGACGCGCTGGTGGCCGGCCCGGGGGAGGTCGCGGCCGAAGTCCTGGCCCGGGGGGAGTGGGACGCGCCCGGGATCATGGCACCGGCCCGGGGGGTGTGGCGGCCCCCGGGCCCGGTGCCGACCGACTGGGCCCCCCACCCGCCCCCAGCCCGGCCGGAGCCCGGGTACCTGGCGCCGGGCCCCGTGGCGCCCCTGACGCTCAGCCGAGGGTGCTACTGGAGACGATGCGCCTTCTGCCCCGAGGCGGCCCAGGCCGGGCCGCCGTTTCGCGCGGCCGCCCCCGCCCGGGCGGTGGCCGCCTTGGACAGCCCCCGGCACCCGTGGGTGCATCTGACGGACGAGGCCGTTCCGCCCCGGCTCCTGGCGGCGCTGGCCGAGCCGGCCCCTGGCGAGCGCCGCCCCTGGTACGGGTTCGTCCGGCCCGAGCCCTCCCTCCTGGACCCCCGGCTCGCCCGGGGTCTGGCCGCCGGAGGATGCCGGCTCCTCCGGCTGGGGGTCGAGTCGGCGTGCCAGGCCGTGCTCGACCGGGCCGGCAAGGGAACCCGAGCCGAGCACCTGGGCCCGATCCTCCGCAACCTGCGGGCCGCCGGCATCCGAACCCACGTGTACCTCCTGTTCGGCCTCCCCGGCCAGGGCCGGGCCGAGGCTGAGACCACCCTGGACTGGGTGCGGCGCCACGCCGACGCGATCACGTTTCTGAACCTGGCCCTGTTCCACCTGCCCGCGGGCAGCCGGTGGGAGGCCGAGCTGTCCGGCCGGGGAGTCCTGGGGAGCCACCCGCCGGAGGAGGACCTGTCCCTGTACCGGCCGTTCGACGATCCCGGGTGGCCCCGGCGCGACGTGCGGAGGTTCCTGGCCGAGGCCCGGACCGACCCCGTGGTGGGCACGATCCTCCGGTGCACTCCCGCCGGGCTCACCGCCAACCACGCCCCGTTCGTCCCCCTGGATTGA
- a CDS encoding glutamate synthase-related protein, which translates to MEHADSCGIVARIRKDGTPTHGTLKRTLEALVALGHRGGEIEGEGDGAGVLVDLPRELWARRLVRAGKREEAVRAGGFFVAHVLIPRPLRPSSAEVKSAVRNLWAGAGLEILTEAHHPVSTEVLGPRAREDEPEFWQVAGVDPLHADPAERDAFLDGLARRTEDLGVHVASMAGDRCVYKVHGSPALLRRYYPDLRSPLLRTVSAVGHSRYSTNTLPTVLRAQPFPCLAHNGEINTIERLRREARALGAQIPAGGSDSQDLDRILRFLIHRWGLTLAEAVELLFPPVHHEILHSPEVLRSLYAAMRRTFDASAQGPAALILRHGDEFVFSVDALGLRPLWVCETTREIVATSEPGVVPVEDLETDPKPMAPGEKVAVRFTDGRASVVPHSRFQKEVLARFARRIDLDACWAGLGLVRGERTLAGGTGEPGPPSGSLDKRKAQAGWTSHDEELLDPMVRDGSDPVGSMGWDGPLAALDPDAVLLADFLQEDVAVVTNPAIDPKREGEHFSTRVRLGARLEPGAEPPYPPWVSVEIPLLLAGVPEEAARRAARKHETALLADVVAHLGPERVRILPLARNPARPLADDLETLAGEAQRAAEGGGHLLVLADPEGGPGLDPLLAVAEVDRALRTRSGRAGGCPRRRISLVVASDALRNLHDCMCCLGLGADALAPWLLFRAAWDARGAEGLDRLLAALTAGMRTVISTMGIHEISGYGRVFSALGLGDDLARRLGVRNRFGGSAGLTLEELDRRWARLRKAPAKGRPFRSTPRLARWVRAVAEGDAPYRELAERAAASEAKRPVALRHLLDLRVPDRSRPVDPDRVDPSVGGHRYPIFICPMSFGSQGETAFRIYAEAARRLGIPCMNGEGGELPDLLGRYRAVRSQQVASGRFGVHAEMLNSVDLIEIKIGQGAKPGEGGHLPGAKVTEKVARARSAVPGISLISPSNHHDVYSIEDLAQLIEELRTVNPRARISVKVPVVSGIATIGLGVVKAGADILTLSGFDGGTGAARLHALRRVGLPVEVGITEVHDALVESGLRERVELWADGGLRTAADVVKCLCLGADRAGFGTLALLGIGCVACRRCHRDVCPRGIATQVETQEAAARRGIRGFEPRDPEQGVENLVRLLRETGEEVRRLTARLGLGRVRDLVGRRDLLVQARGTDRVDLSALLVPPGPRATEPKGTITVRRPLSYLTRVVTQEVTSAVDRGAGAVVYEDDRVLSSDRALGTHLSGEAVRRRPGPASRCPWQARLHLGPGSVPGNGMGAFNVDEVEIRVEGGSQDGVAKCARGGRVVVLKGENHDGQPVGGCVGKGFAYGAQAGLFLVQGDADSRCGVRLSGADVVIGGRMREPRVDALGFLADRANLKGFAFEYMTAGRAVVLGDPGPWLCSGMTGGVVYVRLDPGLGLDREAVRRRLALGSPVEIRDLDGRGEADLRELLGAYAAELRSSPYTGGEAEARWVEGLLRDPARHFVALRPPAEAGRRP; encoded by the coding sequence ATGGAGCATGCGGATTCCTGCGGCATCGTGGCCCGCATCCGAAAGGACGGCACCCCGACCCACGGCACCCTGAAGCGCACCCTGGAGGCGCTGGTGGCCCTGGGGCACCGGGGCGGCGAGATCGAGGGCGAGGGAGACGGCGCCGGGGTGCTGGTGGACCTGCCCCGGGAGCTGTGGGCCCGGAGGCTGGTGCGAGCCGGCAAGCGCGAGGAGGCCGTGCGCGCCGGCGGGTTCTTCGTGGCCCACGTGCTGATCCCCCGCCCCCTCCGCCCCTCCTCGGCCGAGGTGAAGAGCGCGGTTCGCAACCTCTGGGCCGGGGCCGGCCTGGAGATCCTGACCGAGGCCCACCATCCGGTGTCCACCGAGGTCCTGGGCCCCCGCGCCCGGGAGGACGAGCCCGAGTTCTGGCAGGTGGCGGGGGTCGATCCCCTCCACGCCGACCCGGCCGAGCGCGACGCGTTCCTGGACGGCCTGGCCCGCCGGACCGAGGATCTGGGGGTGCACGTGGCGAGCATGGCCGGGGACCGATGCGTCTACAAGGTCCACGGCAGCCCGGCCCTCCTGCGGCGGTACTACCCGGACCTGCGCAGCCCCCTTCTGCGCACGGTCTCGGCGGTGGGGCACTCCCGGTACTCCACGAACACCCTGCCCACCGTCCTGCGTGCCCAGCCGTTCCCATGCCTGGCCCACAACGGCGAGATCAACACGATCGAACGCCTGCGCCGGGAGGCCCGGGCCCTGGGAGCCCAGATCCCCGCGGGGGGGTCTGACTCCCAGGACCTGGACCGGATCCTGCGGTTCTTGATCCACCGCTGGGGGCTCACCCTGGCCGAGGCGGTGGAGCTCCTGTTCCCCCCCGTGCACCACGAGATCCTCCACTCCCCCGAGGTGCTCCGAAGCCTGTACGCGGCCATGCGCCGCACCTTCGACGCCTCGGCCCAGGGTCCGGCGGCCCTCATCCTGCGCCACGGCGACGAGTTCGTGTTCAGTGTGGACGCCCTGGGGCTCCGGCCCCTGTGGGTGTGCGAGACCACCCGGGAGATCGTGGCCACGTCGGAACCCGGGGTGGTGCCGGTGGAGGATCTGGAGACCGACCCCAAGCCCATGGCCCCCGGCGAGAAGGTGGCCGTCCGGTTCACCGACGGCCGCGCCTCGGTCGTGCCCCACAGCCGGTTCCAGAAGGAGGTCCTGGCCCGGTTCGCCCGCCGGATCGATCTGGACGCCTGCTGGGCCGGCCTGGGCCTGGTGAGGGGGGAACGGACGCTGGCCGGCGGCACCGGAGAGCCCGGCCCCCCCTCGGGCTCCCTGGACAAAAGGAAGGCCCAGGCCGGCTGGACCTCCCACGACGAGGAGCTGCTCGACCCCATGGTGCGAGACGGGTCCGATCCGGTGGGCAGCATGGGGTGGGACGGCCCCCTGGCCGCGCTGGACCCGGACGCGGTGCTGCTGGCCGACTTCCTCCAGGAGGACGTGGCCGTGGTCACCAACCCCGCCATCGACCCCAAACGGGAGGGGGAGCACTTCTCCACCCGGGTGCGGCTGGGGGCGCGGTTGGAGCCCGGGGCCGAACCGCCCTATCCACCCTGGGTGTCCGTGGAGATCCCCCTGCTGCTCGCCGGGGTGCCCGAGGAGGCGGCCCGCCGGGCGGCCCGGAAGCACGAGACCGCGCTCCTGGCCGACGTGGTGGCCCACCTGGGCCCGGAACGGGTCCGGATCCTCCCCCTCGCCCGGAACCCGGCCCGGCCCCTGGCCGACGACCTCGAGACCCTGGCGGGCGAGGCCCAGCGCGCCGCGGAAGGGGGGGGCCACCTGCTGGTCCTGGCCGACCCCGAGGGCGGCCCGGGCCTAGACCCCCTGTTGGCGGTGGCCGAGGTGGATCGGGCCCTGCGTACCCGGTCGGGCCGGGCCGGAGGATGCCCGCGGCGGCGCATCAGCCTGGTGGTGGCTTCGGACGCCCTGCGCAATCTCCACGACTGCATGTGCTGCCTGGGGCTGGGGGCCGACGCCCTGGCTCCCTGGCTCCTGTTCCGGGCCGCCTGGGACGCCCGGGGGGCCGAGGGGCTCGACCGCCTGCTCGCGGCGCTCACCGCCGGCATGCGCACGGTGATCTCCACCATGGGGATCCACGAGATCTCCGGCTACGGCCGGGTGTTCTCGGCCCTGGGCCTCGGCGACGACCTGGCCCGCAGGCTGGGGGTGAGGAACCGGTTCGGCGGCTCGGCCGGCCTCACCCTGGAGGAGCTCGACCGGCGGTGGGCACGGCTCCGCAAGGCCCCCGCCAAGGGCCGGCCGTTCCGGTCCACCCCCCGGCTCGCCCGGTGGGTGAGGGCCGTGGCCGAGGGAGACGCCCCTTACCGCGAGCTGGCCGAACGGGCGGCCGCTTCGGAGGCGAAGCGGCCCGTGGCCCTTCGTCATCTGTTGGACCTGCGGGTCCCCGACCGGAGCCGGCCGGTGGACCCCGACCGGGTGGACCCGTCGGTGGGCGGCCACCGCTACCCCATCTTCATCTGTCCCATGAGCTTCGGCAGCCAGGGGGAGACCGCATTTCGCATCTACGCCGAGGCGGCCCGCCGCCTCGGCATCCCCTGCATGAACGGGGAGGGCGGCGAGCTGCCGGACCTGCTCGGCCGGTACCGGGCGGTGCGCAGCCAGCAGGTGGCCTCCGGACGGTTCGGGGTCCACGCCGAGATGCTCAACAGCGTGGACCTGATCGAGATCAAGATCGGCCAGGGCGCCAAACCCGGGGAGGGGGGCCACCTTCCGGGCGCCAAGGTCACCGAGAAGGTGGCCCGGGCCCGGAGCGCCGTGCCCGGGATCTCGCTGATCAGCCCCTCGAACCACCACGACGTGTACTCCATCGAGGACCTCGCCCAGCTGATCGAGGAGCTGCGCACCGTGAACCCCCGGGCCCGGATCTCGGTGAAGGTGCCGGTGGTCTCGGGCATCGCGACCATCGGTCTGGGCGTCGTCAAGGCCGGGGCCGACATCCTGACCCTGTCGGGGTTCGACGGGGGCACCGGCGCGGCCCGGCTCCACGCCCTGCGCAGGGTGGGGCTTCCCGTGGAGGTGGGCATCACCGAGGTGCACGACGCCCTGGTGGAGTCCGGGCTGCGCGAGCGGGTCGAGCTGTGGGCCGACGGGGGCCTGCGCACGGCCGCGGACGTGGTGAAATGCCTGTGCCTGGGGGCCGACCGGGCGGGGTTCGGCACCCTGGCCCTCCTGGGCATCGGATGCGTCGCATGCCGCCGGTGCCACCGGGACGTGTGCCCCCGGGGCATCGCCACCCAGGTGGAGACCCAGGAGGCCGCGGCCCGGCGGGGCATCCGGGGGTTCGAGCCGCGGGACCCGGAACAGGGGGTGGAGAACCTCGTCCGGCTCCTTCGCGAGACGGGCGAGGAGGTTCGGCGCCTCACGGCCCGCCTGGGGCTCGGCCGGGTCCGGGACCTGGTGGGCCGGAGGGACCTCCTGGTGCAGGCCCGGGGCACCGACCGGGTGGACCTGTCGGCCCTGCTGGTGCCCCCCGGGCCCCGGGCGACCGAACCGAAGGGCACGATCACGGTGCGGAGGCCCCTGTCGTACCTGACCCGGGTGGTGACCCAGGAGGTCACCTCGGCCGTGGACCGGGGCGCCGGGGCGGTGGTGTACGAGGACGACCGGGTGCTCTCCTCGGACCGGGCCCTGGGCACCCACCTGTCCGGAGAGGCCGTGCGGCGCCGGCCGGGCCCGGCCAGCCGGTGCCCGTGGCAGGCCCGGCTCCATCTGGGCCCGGGCTCGGTGCCGGGCAACGGCATGGGCGCGTTCAACGTGGACGAGGTGGAGATCCGGGTGGAAGGGGGCAGCCAGGACGGGGTGGCCAAGTGCGCCCGGGGCGGCCGGGTGGTGGTGCTCAAGGGGGAGAACCACGACGGTCAGCCGGTGGGGGGGTGCGTGGGCAAGGGGTTCGCCTACGGGGCCCAGGCCGGCCTGTTCCTGGTGCAGGGCGACGCCGACAGCCGGTGCGGGGTCCGGCTGTCGGGCGCGGACGTGGTGATCGGAGGTCGGATGCGCGAACCCAGGGTCGATGCCCTGGGGTTCCTGGCGGATCGGGCCAACCTCAAAGGGTTCGCGTTCGAGTACATGACCGCCGGCCGGGCCGTGGTGCTCGGAGATCCGGGCCCCTGGCTGTGCTCGGGCATGACCGGCGGGGTGGTGTACGTGCGCCTCGACCCCGGCCTGGGGCTCGACCGGGAGGCGGTGCGGCGACGCCTGGCCCTGGGGTCGCCGGTGGAGATCCGCGACCTCGACGGGCGGGGAGAGGCCGACCTGCGGGAACTGCTCGGCGCCTACGCGGCCGAACTCAGGAGCAGCCCGTACACGGGGGGCGAGGCCGAGGCCCGGTGGGTGGAGGGGTTGCTCCGGGATCCGGCCCGGCACTTCGTGGCCCTGCGCCCCCCGGCCGAGGCGGGCCGGCGGCCGTGA
- a CDS encoding carboxymuconolactone decarboxylase family protein, with protein MADLPRPFRRFLKRFPEVEKAHMDLSLTVNRQGPLGERDRRLVRLGIAIGQQSRGAVKSHARRALDEGITADELRHAALLALPTAGFPAMVAALEWIEEVLEEA; from the coding sequence ATGGCCGACCTCCCCCGCCCGTTCCGCCGATTCCTGAAACGGTTCCCCGAAGTGGAAAAGGCCCACATGGACCTCTCGCTCACCGTCAACCGCCAGGGCCCGCTCGGCGAGCGGGACCGGCGGCTGGTGCGGCTGGGGATCGCCATCGGGCAGCAGAGTCGGGGTGCGGTGAAGTCCCATGCGCGCCGGGCCCTGGACGAGGGGATCACGGCCGACGAGCTGCGCCACGCGGCCCTCCTGGCCCTGCCCACCGCCGGCTTCCCGGCCATGGTGGCGGCCCTGGAGTGGATCGAGGAGGTTTTGGAGGAGGCGTGA